A window from Prosthecobacter sp. encodes these proteins:
- a CDS encoding protein kinase codes for MLPHSVLKMYADHFHPEKIIAAGPSAKVYRGVETATGRKVLIKVLLQDHETLHPLDREKLQLLAPTLLQVRHPQIAGLITLLPTEDEFALVYEFMPGVNARAFAAERQPAPADVRALAVQFMHALLVGEHLQQPHGDPKPSNLIIADHPGGGLFLQVQDWGLSLTRTSHPPETMWFRAPELHAGGRPTTQSDLFTAAASLFCIATNSAPAQGETVEEIMSDWHDFTTNQVLNHVRPDLDQPLRDWLAWLLNLEPQRRPHSVAQALDALMLSMQSGFSYMPQQAPAMAPGTQTTQLVSTSHPNAPKPKPITPKSAPSAAPATAAPAVAAKKSSGSRTLIAVVLNLVAIAIAGIFLWPFLRDAIAGTKITVDEEEVGKPAAKAKSAAPITTGSSALGRYIRVEIPGKGIINLAEVQVFSGNTNIAPKGTATQSSTDWGGIPELAIDGSTDGDNSKGGKVNHTDGQARSSPWWELDLGLEAPLETIVIWNRTDKDFGERTKNLTVKVLDAQKKVLWEKKNLPKPDPSLELVVGK; via the coding sequence ATGCTGCCACATTCGGTTCTAAAAATGTACGCCGATCACTTTCATCCCGAAAAAATCATTGCCGCCGGACCTTCGGCGAAGGTCTATCGCGGGGTGGAGACGGCAACCGGACGCAAGGTGCTGATCAAAGTGCTGTTGCAGGATCACGAGACCTTGCACCCTCTGGATCGTGAGAAGCTGCAGCTCCTCGCCCCTACACTGCTTCAGGTGCGGCATCCGCAGATCGCCGGGCTCATCACCCTGCTGCCCACCGAGGATGAGTTTGCACTCGTCTATGAATTCATGCCAGGAGTGAACGCCCGGGCCTTCGCCGCCGAGCGCCAGCCAGCGCCTGCGGATGTTCGTGCGCTGGCGGTTCAGTTCATGCACGCCCTGCTCGTCGGCGAGCATCTGCAACAGCCGCATGGCGATCCGAAGCCGAGCAACCTCATCATCGCAGATCATCCGGGCGGCGGATTGTTCCTTCAGGTGCAGGACTGGGGCCTCTCACTGACGCGAACCTCACATCCGCCCGAAACGATGTGGTTTCGTGCGCCGGAACTGCATGCCGGTGGCCGACCGACGACGCAAAGCGATCTGTTCACCGCCGCCGCGAGCCTGTTCTGCATCGCGACGAACTCCGCGCCCGCGCAAGGCGAGACCGTGGAGGAAATCATGTCTGACTGGCATGACTTCACCACCAATCAGGTTCTCAACCATGTGCGGCCGGATCTGGATCAACCGCTGCGCGACTGGCTTGCCTGGCTGCTCAACCTGGAACCACAACGACGTCCGCACTCTGTGGCACAGGCGCTCGACGCGCTGATGCTCAGCATGCAGAGCGGTTTCAGTTACATGCCACAGCAGGCGCCCGCGATGGCACCTGGCACACAGACGACTCAGCTCGTGTCCACGTCGCATCCGAATGCGCCGAAACCGAAACCCATCACGCCGAAATCAGCGCCATCAGCCGCACCCGCCACCGCAGCACCGGCGGTTGCTGCAAAAAAATCCTCCGGCAGCCGCACCCTGATCGCGGTGGTGCTGAATCTCGTCGCCATCGCCATCGCCGGCATTTTCCTCTGGCCCTTTCTTCGTGACGCCATCGCAGGCACGAAAATCACCGTAGATGAAGAGGAGGTCGGCAAGCCTGCCGCCAAGGCGAAATCAGCCGCGCCCATCACCACAGGATCCAGCGCGCTTGGTCGTTACATCCGCGTCGAGATTCCCGGCAAAGGCATCATCAACCTCGCCGAGGTGCAGGTCTTCAGCGGCAACACCAACATCGCCCCAAAAGGCACCGCCACACAGAGCAGCACCGACTGGGGCGGCATCCCCGAACTGGCTATCGACGGAAGCACAGACGGCGACAACAGCAAGGGAGGCAAAGTCAACCACACCGATGGTCAAGCACGTAGCAGCCCTTGGTGGGAGCTAGATCTCGGGCTTGAAGCGCCGCTCGAAACCATCGTCATCTGGAACCGCACCGACAAAGATTTCGGTGAACGTACCAAGAACCTCACCGTGAAGGTGCTGGATGCCCAGAAGAAGGTGCTCTGGGAGAAAAAAAACCTTCCGAAGCCAGATCCGAGTTTGGAGCTCGTGGTCGGCAAATGA
- a CDS encoding PSD1 and planctomycete cytochrome C domain-containing protein — MKSSPALLSFLLASHAAAAVDFVKDIQPILSERCYQCHGSHKQEAAFRIDHKPSAMKGGDFGIAIVPGKADDSRLMHAVLGTNPKIRMPRKGGPLTADQIAKLKAWIDAGAVWPDSASADIEKNTDHWAFKPPVKPKVPANAKHPIDAFIRTRLEQEGLKPSPPTAPQTLLRRLHLDLTGLPPTPLEITTFTNAYKNDPASSSQHLASTLLASQHYGERWARHWLDAAHYADSNGYEKDPMRFIWFYRDWVISAFNRDLPYDQFIIQQIAGDQLPKASQDQIVATGFLRNTMINEEGGVDPEQFRMEAMFDRMDTIGKSILGLTIGCTQCHNHKYDPITQEEYYRMFAYLNNDNEPWRVVYTSSEQMQRSQILQRVTELEAKLKHDHPDWQQRMNAWSTGIKTAQPQWRTLSFEDDPSGGEKALRQADGSILAQGYAPTKSEVKFVVKLEAPVTISAFRLELMNDPNLPAYGPGRSQKGTAALTEFNVEMKIDGKMTKLKFVKASADFGETENTPLAPFARDQDVSKDKRVTGPVSYAIDGNDKTAWGINAGPGRRNVPRNAVFVLEKPVEVKPDAELTVGLSMKHGGWNSDDLQTMNLGRYRISSTDAPNAAADPLYGKKSEFTAFRATVPEWDPINDEIEAAWKQHPEGTTTLVLDARDQPRMTALLKRGDFTKPGDPVTAGVPAMLNPLPQNADGSRLTFAKWLVSKQSPTAARAFVNRVWQAVFGTGLVETAEDFGTQGSAPSHPELLDWLAVDFMEHNWSTKHLLKLIVTSATYQQSSNVTSQHLERDPYNRLLARGPRFRVEGEVVRDIQLAASGLLNPAVGGRPVMPPAPAHLFEKPASYAPFPWKVEEDANQFRRSVYVFRRRSTPYPFLSTFDVPNGESSCIRRSKSNTPLQALMTLNETTSMAAAQALAQRMLKEGGPDDTTRIAYGFQLCTGRTPSDKETFVLLAMLKRHQSKAGEIDPHTLVARVLLNLDETITKE; from the coding sequence GTGAAAAGCTCCCCTGCCCTTCTTTCATTCCTGCTCGCCTCACACGCCGCAGCCGCCGTCGATTTCGTCAAAGACATCCAACCCATCCTCAGCGAACGCTGCTATCAATGCCACGGCTCGCACAAGCAGGAGGCCGCGTTCCGGATCGATCACAAGCCCAGTGCGATGAAGGGCGGCGACTTCGGCATCGCCATCGTGCCAGGCAAGGCCGATGACAGCCGCCTCATGCACGCCGTGCTCGGCACGAATCCAAAAATTCGCATGCCGCGCAAAGGCGGCCCGCTCACCGCCGATCAAATTGCCAAACTTAAAGCCTGGATCGATGCTGGAGCCGTTTGGCCGGACAGCGCCAGTGCGGACATCGAAAAGAACACCGATCACTGGGCCTTCAAGCCTCCCGTGAAGCCCAAAGTGCCCGCCAACGCGAAACATCCCATCGACGCCTTCATCCGCACCCGGCTCGAACAGGAAGGGCTCAAACCTTCGCCTCCTACCGCGCCCCAAACCCTCCTCCGCCGTCTCCATCTCGATCTCACCGGCCTGCCACCGACTCCGCTAGAGATCACCACCTTCACCAACGCTTACAAGAACGATCCGGCATCCAGCAGCCAGCATCTGGCATCCACTCTTCTCGCCAGTCAGCACTATGGCGAGCGCTGGGCCCGCCACTGGCTCGACGCCGCACATTATGCCGACAGCAACGGCTACGAAAAGGATCCTATGCGCTTCATCTGGTTCTATCGTGACTGGGTCATCAGCGCCTTCAACCGCGACCTGCCCTACGACCAGTTCATCATCCAGCAAATAGCCGGCGATCAGCTTCCCAAGGCCTCGCAGGATCAAATCGTCGCCACCGGCTTCCTGCGCAACACGATGATCAACGAAGAAGGCGGCGTCGATCCCGAGCAGTTCCGCATGGAGGCCATGTTCGACCGCATGGACACCATCGGCAAAAGCATCCTCGGCCTCACCATCGGGTGCACGCAGTGCCACAACCACAAGTACGATCCCATCACGCAGGAGGAGTACTACCGCATGTTCGCCTACCTTAACAATGACAACGAACCCTGGCGCGTTGTGTACACCTCCAGCGAGCAAATGCAGCGCTCCCAAATCCTCCAGCGCGTCACCGAACTCGAAGCCAAGCTCAAGCACGATCATCCCGACTGGCAGCAGCGCATGAACGCATGGTCCACCGGCATCAAGACCGCGCAGCCGCAATGGCGCACGCTCAGTTTTGAAGACGATCCCTCCGGTGGCGAGAAAGCGCTGCGCCAAGCGGATGGCAGCATCCTCGCGCAAGGCTATGCGCCGACGAAATCAGAAGTGAAGTTCGTGGTGAAACTCGAAGCACCCGTCACCATCAGCGCCTTCCGGCTCGAACTCATGAACGACCCCAATCTGCCCGCCTACGGCCCCGGACGCTCACAGAAAGGCACCGCCGCGCTCACCGAGTTCAATGTGGAGATGAAGATCGACGGCAAGATGACGAAGCTGAAGTTTGTCAAAGCCAGCGCCGACTTTGGCGAGACTGAGAACACGCCGCTCGCGCCTTTTGCCCGCGATCAAGACGTCTCGAAGGACAAACGTGTCACCGGACCAGTGAGCTACGCCATCGACGGCAACGACAAAACCGCCTGGGGTATCAATGCGGGCCCCGGACGCCGCAACGTGCCACGCAATGCCGTTTTCGTGCTCGAAAAACCCGTCGAGGTGAAACCTGACGCCGAGCTCACCGTCGGCCTCAGCATGAAACACGGTGGTTGGAACAGTGATGACCTGCAAACCATGAACCTCGGCCGCTATCGCATCAGCAGCACTGACGCGCCGAATGCGGCAGCAGATCCACTCTATGGCAAGAAGTCCGAGTTCACCGCCTTCCGTGCCACCGTTCCAGAGTGGGACCCCATCAACGACGAAATCGAAGCCGCGTGGAAGCAGCATCCCGAAGGCACCACCACGCTTGTGCTCGATGCACGCGATCAGCCGCGCATGACCGCGCTGCTCAAACGCGGTGACTTCACCAAACCCGGTGATCCCGTCACCGCTGGCGTGCCCGCCATGCTCAATCCACTTCCCCAAAACGCTGATGGCAGCCGTTTGACCTTCGCAAAGTGGCTGGTGAGCAAACAATCGCCCACCGCCGCCCGTGCCTTCGTCAATCGCGTGTGGCAGGCGGTCTTCGGCACCGGCTTGGTCGAAACCGCCGAGGATTTCGGCACCCAAGGCAGCGCCCCAAGCCATCCTGAGTTGCTCGACTGGCTCGCTGTCGATTTCATGGAGCACAACTGGAGCACAAAGCATCTGCTCAAGCTGATCGTCACCAGCGCAACCTACCAGCAGTCTAGCAACGTCACGTCGCAACACCTCGAACGCGATCCCTACAACCGCCTCCTCGCTCGCGGCCCGCGCTTCCGCGTCGAAGGCGAAGTCGTACGCGACATCCAGCTCGCCGCCAGCGGCCTGCTCAATCCCGCCGTCGGCGGACGCCCCGTCATGCCGCCCGCACCCGCCCATCTCTTCGAAAAACCCGCCAGTTACGCGCCCTTCCCATGGAAGGTCGAAGAAGACGCCAATCAGTTCCGCCGCAGCGTCTATGTCTTCCGCCGCCGCAGCACGCCCTATCCGTTTTTGAGCACCTTCGATGTGCCCAATGGCGAATCCTCCTGCATCCGCCGTTCCAAGAGCAACACGCCGCTGCAAGCTCTCATGACGCTCAATGAAACCACCAGCATGGCAGCCGCCCAAGCCCTCGCCCAACGCATGTTAAAAGAAGGTGGCCCCGATGACACCACCCGCATCGCCTACGGCTTCCAGCTCTGCACCGGCCGCACACCAAGCGACAAAGAAACCTTTGTACTCCTCGCCATGCTCAAACGCCATCAGTCTAAAGCCGGCGAAATTGATCCTCATACTCTTGTTGCCCGCGTGCTGCTCAACCTTGACGAGACGATCACGAAGGAGTGA
- the proC gene encoding pyrroline-5-carboxylate reductase — MLKLGLIGCGKMGGALLRGVEQALGKAGLQVALSDVVPEAVNSLRKCLSCKSITGTPEEVAAVSDVVILAVKPGDMRALCESLAEVKGSRLHLSIAAGISLANLEIWLGSRQRVIRSMPNTPALVGVGAAAFARGSKANAKDAVLATKILGAVGTADEVSEKLLDAVTGLSGSGPAYIYTVIEALADGGVLMGLPRATALRLAAQTVAGAAEMVLLSGKHPAALRDEVTSPGGTTIAGLEKLEQHGLRNALIQAVRAATEKSKALDA, encoded by the coding sequence ATGTTGAAACTCGGACTCATCGGCTGTGGGAAAATGGGCGGCGCGTTGCTGCGTGGCGTGGAGCAGGCGCTCGGCAAGGCCGGCCTGCAAGTGGCACTGAGCGATGTGGTGCCGGAGGCGGTGAACTCGCTGCGGAAGTGCCTCTCCTGCAAATCCATCACCGGCACGCCGGAGGAGGTGGCCGCCGTTTCTGATGTCGTGATTCTCGCCGTAAAACCGGGCGACATGCGGGCGCTGTGCGAATCGCTTGCCGAAGTCAAGGGCAGCCGGTTGCATCTGAGCATTGCTGCGGGAATCTCGCTCGCGAATCTCGAAATCTGGCTCGGCAGCAGGCAGCGTGTGATTCGCAGCATGCCAAATACGCCCGCGCTTGTCGGTGTCGGTGCTGCAGCCTTCGCACGCGGGAGCAAGGCAAATGCGAAGGATGCGGTGCTCGCCACGAAGATCCTCGGTGCTGTCGGCACGGCGGATGAAGTCTCTGAAAAGCTGCTTGATGCCGTCACCGGTCTTTCTGGCAGCGGCCCGGCGTACATTTACACCGTGATCGAGGCGCTGGCGGATGGCGGTGTGCTCATGGGGCTGCCGCGTGCCACGGCCTTGCGTCTCGCGGCTCAAACCGTGGCCGGAGCCGCCGAAATGGTACTCCTAAGCGGCAAGCATCCTGCGGCGTTGCGCGATGAGGTCACCAGTCCCGGCGGTACGACGATCGCAGGTCTCGAAAAGCTGGAGCAGCACGGTTTGCGCAACGCCCTGATTCAGGCCGTGCGCGCAGCGACGGAGAAGAGCAAGGCGCTTGACGCCTGA